A window of Streptomyces broussonetiae genomic DNA:
GTCGATATCCGACGGTGCAGCGGAACAGACGGCTGAGCGGCCGGGTAGAACACAGGCGCGGACGACAGGAGACGACGTTGGGGACCGTAACGATCGGCGTGTCGATCGCGGTCCCGGAGCCTCACGGCAGCCTGCTCCAGGAGCGGCGCGCGGGCTTCGGCGACGCCGCGGCCCATGGCATTCCCACGCACGTCACGCTGCTGCCGCCGACCGAGGTCGACCGGTGCGACCTGCCGGCCGTCGAGGCGCACCTCACGGAGGTCGCCTCGGGCGGCCGTCCGTTCCCGATGAAGCTGTCGGGCACGGGCACCTTCCGGCCGCTGTCGCCCGTCGTCTACGTCCGTGTCGTCCAGGGCGCCGAGGAGTGCGCCCGGCTCCAGCAGTGGGTGCGGGACGCGTCCGGGCCGGTGGGGCGCGAGCTGCAGTTCCCGTACCACCCACATGTCACCGTCGCGCACGGCATCGACGAGGCCGCCATGGACCGCGCCTTCGAGGAGCTGGCCGGCTACGAGGCCGAGTGGCCGTGCACCGGCTTCGCGCTCTACGAGCAGGGCCCGGACGGGGTCTGGCGCAAGCTGCGGGAGTACACGTTCGGTGGATCCGTCGTCCCCCCGCAGGCGTGCTCCGCGGACCTGGAGCGCGGGACGACCGTCAGCCTGTAGGGGCCGGCCGTCAGACCGGCAGCCTGCGCAGCAGCGCCCGCGGCGTGTGCCGCAGCGCCGTCGTCACCACCCTGAGCACACCCGGCACCCACACCGTCTCCGAGCGGCGCCGCAGACCCAGCTCGATCGCGGTGGCGACCGCCTCCGGGGTGGTGGCGAACGGAGTCTCCGGCCGGTGCACGGATCCGGGGCGTACGACCATCACGTGCACACCGGTGCCGTGCAGGGCGTCGCCGAGGCCCTGGGCGAAGGCGTCGAGGCCGGCCTTGCTGGAGCCGTAGATGAAGTCGGCGCGCCGGGCCCGCACACCGGCCACGGAGGAGAGCACCACGAGGGAGCCGTGCCCCTGGGCCTGCAGGGCCCGGGCGGTGACCAGTGCGGCCGAGACCGCCCCGGTGTAGTTGGTCTGGGCGACCCGGACGGCGCGCGCCGGTTCGCGCTCGTCCTGGGCCTGGTCGCCGAGGACGCCGAAGGCGAGCAGCACCAGGTCGATGTCGCCCTCGGCGAAGATCTTGTCGAGCGCGGTCTCGTGCGACTCGGGATCAAGGGCGTCGAAGCCGGCGGTACGGACGTCCGCGCCGAGCGCGCGCAGGCTCTCGGCGGCCCGCTCCAGGGCGGGCGAGTGCCGGCCGGCCAGCCACACGGTGCGGGTGCGGCGGGCGATCAGCCGGCGCGCGGTGGCCAGCGCGATCTCGGACGTACCGCCGAGCACGAGCAGGGACTGGGGGAGACCGAAGACGTCCTTCACATGCGGTCCTAGGTGCTAGAGGGCGAGTCGGCGGGCGAGGTCCGAGGCGAAGACCGCGCGCGGGTCCAGCCGGGCGCGCAGGGCGCGGAAGTCGGCCGCGCGCGGGTACATGGCGGTGAGAAGGTCGGGGCGGAGCCGGGCGTCCTCGGCGAGGCCGACCCGGCCGCCGGCCGCGGCGACCTCCTCGTCCAGCGCGTCGAGGAAGGCGGGCAGTCCGGGCAGCCCGGCCGGGAGGTCCAGGGCCAGCGTCCAGCCGGGCACGGCACCGCAGAGCCAGCCGGGCCCGGCCTCCCCGAGCCGCTGGAGGACGGCGTGGGCGGTCGGGCAGCGGCGGGAGGCGACGCGCCGCACGATGCGGTGCAGCATCTCCTCCTCGCCGGCGCCGACGGCGAACCGGTAGCGCACCCGGCCGAAACGGCC
This region includes:
- a CDS encoding 2'-5' RNA ligase family protein translates to MGTVTIGVSIAVPEPHGSLLQERRAGFGDAAAHGIPTHVTLLPPTEVDRCDLPAVEAHLTEVASGGRPFPMKLSGTGTFRPLSPVVYVRVVQGAEECARLQQWVRDASGPVGRELQFPYHPHVTVAHGIDEAAMDRAFEELAGYEAEWPCTGFALYEQGPDGVWRKLREYTFGGSVVPPQACSADLERGTTVSL
- a CDS encoding SDR family NAD(P)-dependent oxidoreductase gives rise to the protein MKDVFGLPQSLLVLGGTSEIALATARRLIARRTRTVWLAGRHSPALERAAESLRALGADVRTAGFDALDPESHETALDKIFAEGDIDLVLLAFGVLGDQAQDEREPARAVRVAQTNYTGAVSAALVTARALQAQGHGSLVVLSSVAGVRARRADFIYGSSKAGLDAFAQGLGDALHGTGVHVMVVRPGSVHRPETPFATTPEAVATAIELGLRRRSETVWVPGVLRVVTTALRHTPRALLRRLPV